A region from the Musa acuminata AAA Group cultivar baxijiao chromosome BXJ1-10, Cavendish_Baxijiao_AAA, whole genome shotgun sequence genome encodes:
- the LOC135595166 gene encoding uncharacterized protein LOC135595166 has translation MHIFTLSSRSWISSSAKAMESTTMNPGGDGSDDPNSTRLPLLLNPVYARTKSTVFDELRNFRVCLKWCALDHSTAAGRAVSYAAFVALALLVPAATSLSVRAPPAASSSASSVSFHKLVQVPASSLAAISFLTLAAFFRRYGLRQLLFLDGALRDDTTFVRHCYARELDRSFRHLVYILLPSFSVELAHKILFFSTVSVAVPLSTAPSGVPWNSIAFIATLASWVYRTGVFLLVCVLFRLTCELQILRFEGFYKMFDEGDGSHCQAIFREHIRIKRQLLVTSHRYRIFILGCLVTISASQLGALMIVLASKSKKTFCNSGDVVVCSAVQLSGFFMCLLGAARITHRAQRVVSIASRWHMILSSAADRKADPPTPAVAESDDISDSGSPEGSVGGAVPHAQASTFEGRHALVLYLQHNGGGITLFGFALDRGLLHTLFVFETTMVLWILSKVVVLS, from the exons ATGCATATATTTACCTTGTCTTCACGTTCCTGGATCTCTTCATCCGCCAAAGCCATGGAATCCACCACCATGAATCCAGGAGGAGATGGCTCAGACGATCCAAACTCCACTAGGTTGCCTCTTCTTCTGAATCCAGTCTACGCGCGCACCAAATCCACAGTGTTCGACGAGCTCCGAAACTTCCGCGTCTGCCTCAAGTGGTGCGCGCTCGACCACTCCACCGCCGCCGGCAGGGCCGTGTCCTACGCCGCCTTCGTCGCCCTCGCCCTCCTCGTCCCCGCCGCCACCTCCCTCTCCGTCCGCGCGCCGCCCGCCGCTTCCTCATCGGCCTCCTCCGTCTCGTTCCACAAACTCGTCCAGGTCCCCGCTTCCAGCCTCGCCGCCATCTCCTTCCTCACCCTCGCCGCCTTCTTCCGCCGCTACGGCCTCCGCCAGCTCCTCTTCCTCGACGGGGCCCTCCGCGACGACACCACTTTCGTCCGCCACTGCTACGCCCGCGAGCTCGACCGCTCGTTCCGCCACCTAGTCTATATCCTCCTCCCCTCCTTCTCCGTCGAGCTCGCGCACAAGATCCTCTTCTTCTCCACCGTCTCCGTCGCCGTCCCTCTCTCCACCGCGCCGTCCGGCGTCCCCTGGAACTCCATCGCCTTCATCGCCACGCTCGCCTCCTGGGTGTACCGCACCGGGGTGTTCCTGCTCGTCTGCGTCTTGTTCCGCCTCACTTGCGAGCTCCAGATACTGCGCTTCGAGGGCTTCTACAAGATGTTCGACGAGGGAGACGGATCCCATTGCCAAGCCATCTTTAGGGAACACATAAGGATAAAGAGGCAGTTGCTGGTCACCAGCCACAGGTACAGAATCTTCATCCTCGGTTGCTTGGTGACCATATCGGCGAGCCAGTTGGGTGCCCTCATGATTGTTTTGGCCTCCAAATCTAAGAAGACCTTCTGCAACTCGGGCGACGTCGTG GTGTGCTCGGCGGTGCAGCTGAGTGGCTTCTTCATGTGCCTGTTGGGAGCTGCAAGGATCACTCACCGAGCTCAGCGGGTCGTCTCCATCGCCAGCCGATGGCACATGATCCTGTCCTCAGCCGCAGACCGCAAGGCCGATCCGCCGACGCCAGCCGTCGCCGAATCCGATGACATCTCCGATTCCGGCTCGCCTGAAGGATCCGTGGGGGGCGCGGTACCGCACGCGCAGGCTTCCACCTTCGAAGGCCGACATGCCTTGG TGCTGTACCTGCAACACAACGGTGGCGGCATCACGCTCTTCGGATTTGCGCTGGACCGGGGATTGCTTCACACGCTCTTTGTGTTCGAGACCACTATGGTGCTGTGGATACTGAGCAAAGTCGTCGTTCTCTCATGA
- the LOC135595167 gene encoding large ribosomal subunit protein uL11-like, which yields MPPKFDPTQVVDVYVRVTGGEVGAASSLAPKIGPLGLSPKKVGEDIAKETAKEWKGLRVTVKLTVQNRQAKVSVVPSAAALVIKALKEPERDRKKTKNIKHNGNISLDDVVEIARVMRPRSMAKDLAGTVKEILGTCVSVGCTVDGKDPKDLQQEISDGDVEVPLE from the coding sequence ATGCCGCCAAAGTTCGATCCCACCCAAGTGGTCGACGTCTATGTCCGGGTCACCGGAGGCGAGGTCGGCGCCGCCAGCTCCCTCGCCCCAAAGATCGGTCCTTTGGGGCTCTCCCCGAAGAAGGTGGGCGAGGACATCGCCAAGGAGACGGCCAAGGAGTGGAAGGGCCTTCGAGTCACCGTGAAGCTCACCGTGCAGAACCGCCAGGCCAAGGTGTCGGTCGTCCCCTCCGCCGCTGCCCTCGTCATCAAGGCCCTCAAGGAGCCCGAGCGCGACCGCAAGAAGACGAAGAATATCAAACACAATGGCAACATCTCGCTCGACGACGTCGTCGAAATCGCTCGAGTCATGCGGCCCAGGTCCATGGCCAAGGATCTCGCTGGCACCGTCAAGGAGATCCTTGGCACGTGCGTCTCCGTCGGGTGCACCGTCGATGGGAAGGATCCCAAGGACCTCCAGCAGGAGATATCTGATGGCGACGTCGAGGTGCCGCTCGAATGa
- the LOC135595165 gene encoding pollen receptor-like kinase 5 — protein sequence MAGRRPLPLFLALVFLAAPPDAARSSEDADVLLDFKAAMSDPTGALRSWVPSSAPCGNGTASWAGIICDHDGSVSGLRLEGISLSGSLNVAFLGRLPRLRTLSFTNNNFEGAMPDVGRLGNLRAVYLSTNKFSGEIPDDAFAGMNWLKKLYLSHNGFSGSIPASIAALPKLLELGLDDNRFGGEIPDLQVKQMNRVNLSNNDLEGRIPDVLRKMDADVFSGNKRLCGEPLRVPCQPPSPSLSTMSPSTSSRGSAHHPIIFTTIAIGLVVAVVAAIFLVPRRRQTGDDGLGQSLPPENSKFASSEEEKLEAGVAGCHRGGGGSGKKVAKDHEQGRLVFVRENRVSFQLQDLLKSSAEVLGTGNFGCSYKATLSNGASVVVKRFRHMNRVGKGEFEEHMRRLGRLCHPNLLPLVAYYYRKDEKLLVTDYMAKRSLANALHGCRASNIPALDWSTRLKVVKGVVKGLNYLKEELQMLSVPHGHLKSSNVLLDDSLEPLLTDYALLPVMNQAHSGQFMAAYKSPECKQQGRTSKKSDVWSFGVLILEILTGKIPTTELGQEKGGLDLQGWVYSVTQEEWSSKVLDSELKATKDSEGQMHKLMQIGLACCREDIENRCELEEALDRIEELKGGDTNEDCARILATDGENDLSTVDIK from the exons ATGGCCGGCCGGCGGCCTCTACCGCTCTTCCTGGCGCTGGTCTTCCTCGCGGCACCTCCCGACGCCGCGCGCTCGTCGGAGGACGCCGACGTCCTCCTTGACTTCAAGGCTGCCATGTCCGATCCCACCGGCGCTCTCCGGAGCTGGGTGCCCAGCTCCGCCCCGTGCGGCAACGGCACCGCAAGCTGGGCCGGAATCATCTGCGACCACGACGGCAGCGTCTCGGGGTTGCGACTCGAGGGCATTAGCCTCTCCGGCTCGTTAAACGTCGCCTTCCTCGGGCGCTTGCCGAGGTTGCGCACTCTCAGCTTCACGAACAATAACTTCGAGGGGGCGATGCCCGACGTCGGGAGGCTCGGGAACTTGAGAGCAGTATACCTGTCGACGAACAAATTCTCCGGCGAGATCCCCGACGATGCCTTCGCCGGCATGAACTGGCTCAAGAAACTCTATCTCTCCCATAATGGCTTCTCGGGCTCCATCCCGGCGTCCATTGCGGCATTACCCAAACTTCTGGAGCTGGGGCTGGACGACAACAGGTTCGGTGGTGAGATCCCGGACCTGCAGGTGAAGCAAATGAATCGGGTGAACCTGTCGAACAATGACTTGGAAGGGCGCATACCGGATGTCCTCAGGAAGATGGACGCGGATGTCTTCTCGG GCAACAAACGCCTGTGCGGTGAACCTCTTCGAGTCCCATGCCAGCCGCCGTCGCCGTCGCTATCCACGATGTCGCCATCCACGTCGTCGCGAGGCTCAGCTCATCATCCGATCATCTTCACGACGATTGCGATCGGCCTCGTCGTAGCAGTCGTCGCGGCGATATTCCTCGTGCCCCGCCGTCGGCAAACGGGGGATGATGGACTCGGGCAGTCTCTGCCACCGGAGAACTCAAAGTTTGCATCATCTGAGGAGGAAAAGCTAGAAGCGGGAGTGGCCGGATGCCACCGTGGGGGGGGCGGCAGCGGGAAGAAGGTCGCCAAGGACCACGAGCAAGGGCGGCTGGTCTTCGTGAGGGAGAACAGGGTAAGTTTCCAGCTGCAGGACCTGCTCAAGTCCTCAGCTGAAGTGCTCGGAACCGGGAACTTTGGGTGCTCCTACAAAGCCACCTTGTCGAACGGCGCTTCGGTGGTGGTGAAGAGGTTCCGGCACATGAACAGGGTGGGGAAGGGGGAATTCGAAGAGCACATGAGAAGGTTGGGGAGGCTGTGCCACCCCAATCTGCTGCCACTGGTGGCTTACTACTACAGGAAGGATGAGAAGCTATTGGTCACAGACTACATGGCTAAGAGGAGCCTGGCCAATGCCCTCCATG GCTGCCGTGCATCAAACATTCCGGCATTGGACTGGTCCACACGACTAAAAGTAGTCAAAGGAGTAGTCAAGGGACTAAATTACCTCAAAGAAGAGCTGCAGATGCTAAGTGTTCCCCACGGCCATCTGAAATCCTCCAATGTTCTTCTCGACGATTCGCTCGAGCCACTACTGACGGACTATGCCCTCCTCCCCGTGATGAACCAGGCTCACTCGGGGCAGTTCATGGCCGCCTACAAGTCGCCCGAGTGCAAGCAGCagggaagaacatcaaagaagagcgATGTTTGGAGCTTCGGAGTACTGATACTGGAGATCCTGACGGGGAAGATCCCCACCACGGAGTTGGGGCAAGAGAAGGGGGGCTTAGATTTGCAAGGATGGGTGTATTCAGTCACCCAGGAAGAATGGAGCAGCAAAGTGTTGGACAGTGAGCTCAAAGCAACAAAGGACAGCGAGGGACAGATGCACAAACTGATGCAGATTGGATTGGCTTGCTGCAGGGAAGACATTGAGAACAGATGTGAGCTGGAAGAAGCTCTTGACAGGATTGAGGAACTGAAGGGGGGAGACACAAACGAAGACTGTGCGAGAATCCTCGCTACGGACGGAGAGAACGATCTTTCGACCGTTGACATCAAATGA
- the LOC135595168 gene encoding pentatricopeptide repeat-containing protein At3g42630-like: MATQPLHPRLCAASPPPIFLPRASASRRSWVPPLRRGPPNRKMIHGRSLNDRFLGNKDYAALVKAVIVNEEPDIAFQLVNELKSKGFKPGCDVLSGLMLCYAKNGFFMQAQALWGEIINSSFEPRIEVIWDLMKAYAQMGQFDEITRIVHETTLRNFGFGPEVYTMAVSCFGKAGQLRLMEEAVKEMVSRGFKVNSVSGNAYVKYYSIYGSMEDMEAAYERLKKSRILIEKGAIRAMASAYINQRQFYKFGEFLRDVGLGRRNVGNLLWNLLLLSYAANFKMKSLQREFLGMLDAGFSPDISTFNIRALAYSRMSMFWDLHLSIQHMRYKRVIPDLVTYGCIVDAFLERRLARNISFELRKLDVEATPIMLTDPLVFEVFGKGDFHSSSEALLKSTRQRDWTYSKLLAIYLKKQYRRNQIFWNY; encoded by the exons ATGGCAACTCAACCCCTGCATCCGCGCCTCTGTGCGGCTTCTCCCCCTCCCATCTTCCTCCCTCGGGCCTCCGCCTCCCGCCGTTCCTGGGTTCCTCCGCTGCGTCGAGGACCACCGAATCGGAAG ATGATCCATGGAAGATCCCTGAATGATCGATTTCTTGGCAACAAGGACTACGCCGCGTTAGTCAAGGCCGTGATTGTGAACGAAGAACCTGACATTGCATTTCAACTCGTAAATGAATTGAAATCCAAAGGATTTAAGCCTGGTTGTGATGTCCTCTCCGGTTTGATGCTTTGTTATGCTAAAAATGGCTTCTTCATGCAAGCCCAGGCTTTGTGGGGTGAGATCATAAACAGCTCGTTCGAGCCGCGCATCGAGGTCATCTGGGATCTGATGAAGGCCTATGCCCAGATGGGCCAGTTTGATGAGATAACTAGGATTGTCCATGAGACCACCCTCAGAAATTTTGGCTTCGGTCCTGAGGTTTACACGATGGCTGTCTCTTGTTTTGGGAAAGCTGGCCAGCTTCGGTTGATGGAGGAAGCTGTAAAAGAAATGGTCTCAAGAGGTTTTAAGGTCAACTCTGTAAGTGGCAACGCTTATGTTAAGTATTACAGCATATATGGTTCAATGGAAGATATGGAAGCTGCATATGAGCGCTTGAAGAAATCAAGAATTCTGATTGAGAAGGGAGCGATCCGAGCGATGGCATCTGCGTACATAAACCAAAGACAATTCTATAAATTTGGTGAATTTCTTCGGGATGTAGGTCTTGGCAGACGGAATGTGGGAAATCTTCTGTGGAACCTACTTTTGCTATCTTATGCTGCAAATTTTAAAATGAAAAGCTTGCAAAGAGAGTTTCTTGGTATGTTGGATGCTGGTTTCTCACCTGATATATCCACGTTCAATATCAGAGCATTGGCATATTCAAGGATGTCTATGTTCTGGGATCTCCATTTGAGCATCCAGCACATGAGGTATAAGCGTGTCATACCAGATCTTGTTACATATGGTTGCATTGTGGATGCCTTCTTGGAGAGAAGGCTTGCAAGAAATATTTCCTTTGAATTACGAAAATTGGATGTTGAGGCCACTCCAATTATGTTAACTGATCCGCTAGTTTTTGAGGTCTTTGGTAAGGGTGATTTCCATTCAAGCTCCGAGGCTCTATTAAAATCCACAAGGCAGAGGGATTGGACATATTCAAAGCTCCTAGCAATATATCTAAAAAAACAATACAGGAGAAACCAAATCTTTTGGAATTATTGA